A genomic window from Helicobacter pylori includes:
- a CDS encoding carbon starvation CstA family protein, whose protein sequence is MIKQSLNGEDMQKSLVSLAWVFVAILGAICLGVLALHKGESINTLWLVVASACIYSIGYRFYSHFIAYRVLKLDDSRATPACVRNDGKDFVPTDKAITFGHHFAAIAGAGPLVGPILAAQMGYLPSILWILIGSVLGGCVHDFVVLFASIRRDGKSLGEMIKLEMGKFVGMIASLGILGIMLIIIAILAMVVVKALAHSPWGFFTIAMTIPIAILMGLYMRFFRLHKILEVSVIGFALLLVAIYAGKYVSLDPKLASIFTFEASSLAWMIMGYGFVASILPVWFLLAPRDYLSTFLKIGVIGVLVVAIIFVAPPLQIPKITSFVDGSGPVFAGSVFPFLFITVACGTISGFHALISSGTTPKILAKESDARLVGYGSMVMESIVALMALVCAGILHPGLYFAINSPEVSIGKDIADAASVISSWGFSISAEEINEMTKNIGESSILSRTGGAPTFAIGLAMIVYHILGDPSVMAFWYHFAILFEALFILTAVDAGTRTARFMIQDLLGNVYKPLGDLSSYKAGIFATLLCVAGWGYFLYQGTIDPKGGIYTLWPLFGVSNQMLAGMALLLVTVVLFKMGRFKGAMISALPAVLILAITFYSGVLKVMPKSDDSVLNNVSHVAQMQIIKEKIALTTDEKALKTLQKSFFNHMIDAILCVFFMFVALLVLIVSVRICSNAYFKNKIYPPLAETPYIKAA, encoded by the coding sequence ATGATTAAACAATCATTAAATGGAGAGGACATGCAAAAAAGTTTAGTTTCTTTGGCTTGGGTTTTTGTCGCTATTTTAGGGGCGATCTGTTTAGGGGTGTTAGCCTTACACAAGGGCGAGAGCATTAACACGCTATGGCTTGTAGTAGCGAGCGCTTGCATTTATAGCATAGGCTATCGTTTTTATAGCCATTTTATCGCTTATCGGGTGTTAAAGCTAGACGACAGCAGAGCCACGCCCGCATGCGTAAGGAATGACGGAAAGGATTTTGTGCCTACGGATAAAGCGATCACCTTTGGGCATCATTTCGCCGCTATTGCTGGGGCTGGCCCTTTAGTAGGCCCAATACTAGCCGCTCAAATGGGTTACTTGCCCTCTATTCTATGGATTTTGATAGGCTCGGTTTTAGGGGGTTGCGTGCATGATTTTGTGGTGCTTTTTGCTTCCATTAGGCGCGATGGCAAGTCTTTAGGCGAAATGATCAAGCTTGAAATGGGTAAATTTGTAGGTATGATCGCAAGTCTTGGCATTTTAGGGATCATGCTCATTATCATTGCGATTTTGGCGATGGTGGTGGTGAAGGCTTTAGCGCATTCGCCTTGGGGCTTTTTTACGATCGCTATGACCATTCCCATTGCGATTCTTATGGGGCTTTACATGCGGTTTTTCAGGCTGCATAAGATTTTAGAAGTTTCTGTTATTGGCTTTGCGCTGTTGCTTGTAGCGATTTATGCGGGTAAATATGTTTCTTTAGATCCCAAATTAGCGTCAATCTTCACTTTTGAGGCCAGCTCTTTAGCGTGGATGATCATGGGCTATGGTTTTGTGGCTTCTATTTTGCCGGTATGGTTTTTACTCGCTCCACGAGATTATTTAAGCACTTTTTTAAAAATTGGCGTTATAGGGGTGTTGGTGGTGGCGATTATTTTTGTCGCTCCGCCTTTACAAATCCCTAAAATCACTTCTTTTGTAGATGGCAGCGGGCCTGTGTTTGCAGGGAGCGTGTTCCCTTTCTTGTTTATCACGGTGGCTTGCGGGACGATTAGCGGCTTTCATGCTTTAATTTCTTCAGGCACAACCCCTAAAATACTCGCTAAAGAAAGCGATGCAAGGCTAGTGGGCTATGGCTCTATGGTGATGGAAAGCATTGTGGCTCTTATGGCGTTGGTGTGTGCAGGGATTTTACACCCTGGACTTTATTTCGCTATCAATTCGCCAGAAGTGAGCATTGGTAAAGATATAGCTGATGCGGCTTCGGTGATTAGCTCATGGGGTTTTAGTATCAGCGCTGAAGAAATCAATGAGATGACCAAAAACATCGGCGAAAGCTCCATTTTGAGCCGCACCGGTGGGGCGCCCACTTTTGCAATTGGTTTAGCGATGATCGTGTATCACATTTTAGGGGATCCAAGCGTGATGGCGTTTTGGTATCATTTTGCGATTTTGTTTGAAGCTCTGTTTATTTTAACCGCTGTGGATGCAGGCACACGAACCGCTCGCTTTATGATCCAAGATTTGCTCGGTAATGTTTATAAGCCTTTGGGCGATCTTAGCTCTTATAAGGCTGGGATTTTTGCTACTCTTTTGTGCGTGGCAGGGTGGGGGTATTTCTTGTATCAAGGCACGATTGACCCTAAAGGGGGGATTTATACGCTATGGCCTTTATTTGGCGTGAGCAATCAGATGTTAGCGGGCATGGCGTTGTTGTTGGTTACGGTGGTGTTGTTTAAAATGGGGCGTTTTAAAGGGGCGATGATAAGTGCTTTGCCGGCAGTTTTGATTCTAGCGATCACTTTTTATAGCGGTGTGTTAAAAGTGATGCCAAAGAGCGATGATAGCGTGCTTAATAATGTTTCTCATGTGGCTCAAATGCAAATCATTAAAGAAAAAATCGCGCTCACTACCGATGAAAAAGCGCTCAAAACGCTCCAAAAATCCTTTTTTAACCACATGATTGATGCGATTTTGTGCGTGTTTTTCATGTTTGTGGCGTTGTTGGTTTTAATCGTGAGCGTTAGGATTTGCTCAAACGCTTATTTTAAAAATAAAATCTACCCGCCGCTGGCTGAAACCCCTTACATTAAAGCTGCTTGA